The DNA region CCTCACAACCCACAGGGGAGCCAGAGGTTGCAATCATCACCGAGTCCCTGACGTATGAAAGTCTCCGTAATCTGCACAAAGACATTGTATGACGGGGATGTGAGGCTTATACTTTGGGTCTGGGACCTTATGGGTATAGGTGTCCAGCTGGATGGTGGTGAGGCAAGGAATCTGGGACCCTTGGCCCAGGACTCAGGTATGAATCAGATTTTTGTAAGGGAGCCAGGGTCCCTTTTCCTCTGGGAGTGGTTTTTAATAAGTGTCAGAGAGAGGTTTGTCGACAGGGAGAGAATGCAAGACCACCACCATAGAATGCACTGGAAGACCCTTGAGGAAGGGATCCAACAgctgagagaaatggcagtaTGGGAGGTAGTCTTTGGGAGGGATGGACATCATGATAATGACCCAAACAAGGTCAGGTGCACAGGGCAAATGTTGTGGAGTCTGGCAAATTGAGGGCCATCTCAATACACCACCTTCTTTGCAACGATTGATGCTGATAACAACCGAGAGACAGTGGGTTCTGTTGCCAGCAAGCTTAGAAATTATGAAAGTACGTTCAGTGGCCCAATGCAGGATCATGTCTCAGCTGTGGTCAAGGAACTCAAAGAGGAGATGAGGGAGATGAGGGAGGAAGTGAGGAGGAACATTCCCACATTGCAGCAGTGTGAGTCACAGGCCCCAAAGTCAGAGCCCAACGTTCCCCAGCTAGAGAGAGAGGGTACACCCCACGGGCTGACCTGTGGTTCTTTCTGCGTGACCATAGGGAAGACATGGGAAGGTGGGATGGGAAACCcacttctgtcctggcagcaggagtgCGTCAACTCAAGGAGGGAAACCCTAACTAAGGGAATTCCAGTAAAGTGAAGGTACCCTCAAACTCCCATGATGAAGCTGCTGAGTATGATCTGTCAGATCCTCTTGAAGGTATCTCTATCATGAATGTGCAGGAAAGCAATTATAACCAGGTTAAAGGGGCCCTGCCTCTATCCAGGGAGCAGCATCAGAAAACTGGATCTTCTGGATGGTGTGGATCTGATGGTCTGGCACATTACAACCACAAAATACAATGCCTTAGTTGATACTGATACTGATCAGGGTACTGCAGTGTACCCTGATACCATCGGGACATGTGGGGgcagaacctgtttccattgccgGGGTGACGGGGGGATCACAGCAATTGATCCTGTTGGAAGCCAAGGTGAACCTGACTGGGAAAGAGTGGAAGAAAcatcctattgtgactggcccagaggtCCTGTGTATTctgggcatagacttcctccaGAATGGCTATTACAGAGACCTaaagggactcagatgggctTTTGGCATAGCTGCTGTAGAGGCAGAGAACATTAAGCAGTTGAACACTTTGCCTGGACTATCAGAAAACCCATCCGCGGTAGGACTCCTGAAGGTAGAAGAGCAACTAGTGCCAATTGTCACTTCAACAGTGCACCGCCGACAGTACCAAACAAATCGAGATGCTGTGattcccatccacaaaatgatccgtgagctggagagccaaagGGTGGTCagcaaaacccactcacccttcaacagccccactTGGCCTGTGCACAAGTCTGacagagaatggagattgactgtggactatcgtgGCTTTAATGAAGTGCCTCCACcgctgagtgctgctgtgcatgctggaactccagtacaagctggagtccaaggcagcgATGTGGTAtgccactatagacattgctGACAcgtttttctccattcctctgacaacagaatgcaggcctcagttggctttcacctggaggggagtgcagtacacctggaaccgactgccctAGGGGTAGAAACACAGTCCTACCTTCTGCCATGGACTGTTCCAGAGCACACTGGAAAAGGGTGCAGAAgctccagaacacctgcagTACATCAATGACATCATTGTATGGGGGAACATGGCAATGGAAGTatttgagaaaggagagaggatcatCCAGATTCTGCTAGAAGCCAGCTTCCCCATCAAGAAGAGTgaagtcaagggacctgcctgAGAGATCCAGTTCCTGGGAGtaaagtggcaagatggacagTGTCAGATTCCAACTGAGGTCATCAACAAGATCATCCACAATATCTCCACCAAccagcaagaaggaaaacaagcttTCCTAGGCGTCATAGGTTTTTGGAGAATATACATTCCCAAGTACAGTCAGATGGTGAGCCCTCTTTACCTAGTGACCCTCAagaagaacactttccactggggCCCCAAGCAGCAACAGGCTTTTGCCCAGATtaagcaggagatcgctcatgcggtagcccttggcccagtcaggacaggaccagaggtgaagaatgtgctctgctctgcagccaggaacaatggcttgtcctggagcctttggcagaaggtgcctaGGGAGACTTGAGGCCAACCACTAGGATTTTGGAGTCGACGCTACAGAGGGTCCaaagccaactacactcccacagagaaggaaatctttactgcctatgaaggagttcAAGGCACCTCAGAGGAGACTGGCATGGAAGCAGAACTCCTCCTGGCATCCCGACTACTGGTGCTGGGGTAGATGTTTaaaggaaaggttccctctacccaccatgccactGACACTATATGGAGCAAGTGGATTGCTCTCATCACACAGCGTGCCTGTATTGGAAACCTGAAttgccctgggattttggagaaaATTATAAACTGGCCAGGAAGTGAAAACTTCGGTCTCACTGATGAAGAGGAACAAGAGCAAGTGACATGTGCTGAAGAAGTTCCACCATATAACCATCTACGATCAGAGAAAACGCGCTACGCTTTTTTCACTGATGGTTCCTGTCGCATCATAGGGATGAACCGGAAGTAGAAAGCagccgtatggagccccacacgacaggttgcacaagctacCAAAGGAAAAGGTGGATCAAGtcaacttgctgaactcaaagctgttcagctggccctggacattgctgagagagagaagtggccaaagctctacctttatattgattcttggatggtagccaatgctctgtggggctggctggaaaGGTGGATAAAGGCCAACTGGCAGCGGAGAGGAAAGccagtctgtgctgctgatgaatggaaagacattgctactTGCGTGGGGAAGCTACCTGTGAAAATCCCTCGTGTAGATGCCTGTGTCCCCAAGAGTCGGGCTAATGAGGAACATTGAAACAATGAGCAGGTAGATCAGGCAGCAAAAATAGAGGTGTCAAAGACAGACTTAGATTGGCAACGTACGGGGGAATTGTTCCCCCTTAGCTcaatgggcccatgatgccttAGGCCATCAGGGTTGAGATACCACCTATAAGTGACCACGAGACcaaggggtggatctaaccatggacagtatttcacAGGTTGAAATGAGTGTGAGACATGTGCTGgcatcaagcaggccaagcgagtgaagcccctgtggtatggtgggcggtggtccaagtacgagtatggggaggcctggcagattgactacatCACACCGCCCCAGACATACCAAGGCAAGCACTAGGTGCTCACAATGGCAGAAGCCACCAcaggatggttggaaacctaccctgtgtctcacactACTGCctggaacaccatcctgggcctggaaaagcaagtcctgtggACACATGGCACCCCTGAAAGAATTGAGTCAGACAACGAGACCCATTTCAAGAATTGCCTTATCAACATCTGGGCCAGAGAACGTGGTATTGAATGGATATATCATATTCCttatcatgcaccagctgccGGGAAAGTTGAACAGTGCAATGGACTACTTAAGACTACCCTGAAAGCACTTGGCAGGGGAACTTTTATAAATTGGGAAATGAACTTAACAAAAGCTACCTGGATGGTCGACACCTGAGGGTCTATCAATCAAGCTGGTCTTGCCCAGTCTGAACCCTTGCACACAATGGATGGAGATAAAGTCCCTGTGGTACATATGAAAGATATTTTGGGAAATGTTGTTTGGATTAATTCCACCTCAGGCAAAGATAAACCCATCTGTGAAATTGTTTTTGCTCAAGGACCTGGTTACACTTGGTGGGTAATGCAGAAAGATGAGGAAAGCCGTTGTGTACCACAGGGAAACCTAGTCATAGGTGAGAACTGTGTAAGGTTTCTTTGCGATGCAGATGGAAAATAGAATAAGGGGTGGATCATGTTCTGGATTGCCAAGCAAATagtattctatttgccatctgtatggcagttgtcttctgttaagtgggcagtttttcttatctcttccacaaccaatcctcTCTCAGGGGAGATATCTGCCGATAATAAGCCTATTGAGCATCcttgcatgactgataagaactatagcATCCtattgtgagatgctccgcccagagggaggagccaagcatttcTACCTGGATATCATCTTGAgtttctggaacaccagcatggcttctccactggattttccagaggaacagctgcctcttccacttgagcttcagaggaagactacaccctttctacaggatccctgctccaacagaaccacacctcacactccaggaggactgcagccacatctccaattggactgctaccaacaccctgaccaacagggtgtcaggttgtgcTCTGACTCTGTCAACGTTGTTCTGATtttctgcattgtttattttatctttttattttcttccctaataaagaactgttatccctgctcccatatttttgcctgagagtctcttaatttaaaatttatagcaatttggagggagggggtttttgctttccatttcaggggaggttcctgccttccttagcagacacctgtctgtcGAAACCAAGACAAGAAAAGATTCGGTATTCATGGTTAACTTTGGCTGGGAGAAGAGTCATGCTTAGAGGCCCTCTGCCATTCTATTTTCATATTGCAGCTTGGCTATTTTAAAGTGTCAGTGAAGTGCCATACAGTAGATCTACAGAAATTGAGAAATTTTACTCCCCATTTTACAGAATAGTTGATAGAAGTTAGAAAATAAGTACTAGCTTATAAATGCATCTTATATCTAAATTTGTAGCTCTATTCAGTCAACCAAAGACATAACATTTTACACATTTGTCTCCTGCAATAGGGTTAAGAAAATAGGCAGGTTGAGTTGTATGCAACTGATCTGTCAAGCAGGGTTTCTGAAAGGTTTCtccttaaaaattaaattgtgtgCTTATTAACTTATGTTCTGTGGGACTGAAAGCTTTGTATTCAACATAAAATGCTCTGTGGGTGACCAGCTCATCACCCAGTGGAAGTTGATTGCAACAGAATAACCATATTCTCagtttctgttgttttctgaAAGAGTTTTACAGCATCGAGCAAGGCAAAAGTGAGAAATACTAATTTCTAACCAAAGGCTGCTGGGCAGCCTTTTTCTCGGCTTGAAACTGCAGTAATTCATTGTGAACGACCCTCCATAATTTACCTaacttcttggcagttttatcGTCCTCTAAAGTAGCCTCCCATAATAAATCACCAAATTTACGCTACTCCATTAACTCGTGAACCGTATGGGGGTTAATAAAAACTCCCCTAGCATAGCCATAAGTCAAAAGCCCTGGTAAATCCTTTTGCAAATCCATCCCCTTAACCTGTCTTTTTTGTAAAAAGGCAGTAAATAATTCATAtgctgcttgcctttccatacctaaATCGTCAGCGCTGATTGCAGCTCTTCAAGGTCCGGCAGCAATATCGGCCAGGCTCGTCTATATGACACCCAGAGCACGACGCatctcagcttcttttttatccgcttttttttttttttctctgctgtcctggctgcttcAGGACCCGATCCGTGTCTTCACTCCTCTGTGGTGTGTTGCCatatcacgtcggggtcaccatttgaggaaagtgaagggagacgaccatccGATTGATGAGCATCaaactccgatttattgatccagcttACACCCCTTTATAGTAGTGTTtattaagctcatacatattgcaaaacctgagctcatcattggttacagattacacaccaacccctcctttgttgCTAATACCTGTGGTTTCTTGTTGAGGCTAATACTTGTTTTCCTCATCCTGTTGTTGGCTTGTTATTGACcattctcaaggcctccatgttttccaccatgtttttctcatcactttACTCGAGGACATggtgtttattgtttttaaggaaaaagcctgagaacctgctgcttacagctgccttttactttttaaccAGCTGTATGTAATCATGGCCTCTTCCTATAagccatgtctgaacaaaactctgcAACAATTAGGTAGTTCGTAGAAATCATGAGCAGATTTTAAGTCTTGCCAAAGGACTTGCTTGAAATTCAGAGGTGAATTTCTGAACCAGAGactgtcctggctctgcagaaTTCAGAATTCAGGGAAATACACTGTGGTATCCATCATGTGAGGCATGATTTACATgaccattttttctttttgacataGAAGAAAAGCTCTgattattattaattttctctGGCTGCTGGGATTTGTCATCTTACAAATTAATTTGTTGCAGTCCAAAAAATTCTCAAACTTCTGGAAGTTGGCAATATTTCCATCCCATAGCTGGCACCTGTACATAGGACAGGAAACAAATGCATGCCTGAGAAGAAGTCAGGTTCAGTGGTTTCACTAGGTTTTCTCTGTTTCATCTACATCAAAAGCCATTTCTCCCAATTTTGTGTCTACATAAGATAAAGAAAAGTCATCAATACTCAGAAGAGTTCCCAGCACTTACCTTGATGATCCAGGTGCAGTCAATGTTTGGTGGGTAGTAACTTGGATAATAAGGAGAAGTCAGTGTCCCATTCCAGGAAATATATTGACCACCACATACTAGGAGAGAAATGCATCATCAAGGAGCACAGTTATCTCAGCTGTATGAAAGTGCAGAGTCTTCTCTACATACAGAGTTCAAGGAATGCATTGTGGCAGTATTCAACTCACATTTTTCCTGTATTAACTGAAAATCACTTAACTTCCACCTCCAcataaaactgaatttctctttttttggatCAAATTACAACTAAGGGTAAGTACAAAAAAACCTCTGActgaagtttttcttttttaaaaaggcattcTTTCATGGTAAGTGGAAGAAGCAGCCAGATGTGGATGCAACACACCTCCCCCTTCCAATCTACTTCTGACTTTTCTGTaggtattttcaaaattaaaaagcaattaaCCCAGTGAAGGGATAACTGATTAATTTCATGTAAACAAGGAAGCTTGTGTATCACTTCTCAGTTTGAAAATGCCATATTGAGGTTTTATTTTCTACCAAGGACTATATTAGATATCCAGTCCTTAGTGCTTTTGGTTCCCTTTAGGTAATATTAGGTGAATGCAAATATGAACATAACAGAAAATAAgataattctgaaattaaaaaaatattgtagcAAAACCTGGGCTAAATGTAATTTGAAATGCCCATCCTCAGAACAATAAAGCCATTTTAGTTAGTAATGTGCATGGGATAAGTATTTGGATAAGCAGCGTGCAGAGAGACATAAGCTGAAATGTGGCAGTTTTGGAGGAGTTTGTCCTCAGTGACTTGTTCCACACATTGAAAGGAAAGTCACTTGCTTCATTGTCAAAACTCTTTCACTTATACCTTACCAAACAACTGTGGCTAAACTTGATCCTGTGGAGCCCCTTTATCTCTTCTAAAATTAGTACTACAGTTTGGCattacttaaaatatttcacCCCACAGGACTCATGTAAAATCCACAGTACCTCATAGATTTGGAATATAGGTTTTAGGTTTGGAACACATTTTTCTTATTCAGTTAACTACACTCAACAATGCattcagaaaaagaacaaagagaaaCTAGAAGTGTTtgctcttttccattttctttaaatacacaTTCTATGATCTGTGGATACGTTGCCAAAACTGACAAAAGTAGCTGCTCTGTCACTGGGGCTATCTAGCTTTGCCCAGATAGTGCCTGTAGCTGTCTGTCTGCTTCCCTGCCGCTGCTCGGTGTTACCCATGCAATGACTGGCAAGTAAGGCTTGAGTAGCTATCAGGAAGACAAAGTCTCCCAGACCAAAGGATGTTCTCTCTTTGTTCAATTCTCAGTCTTTCGTAAAGTGGATCTCAATGATAATTCTCTACTTTATATGCCAACATTCCCTCTCTCAGATATGGTCAAGGCAATATCAACTTTTTTAGAGGCAAAATCAGTAATAAGAGTGCTTTCATCAGATGCTTGTTTCTATTAATTACTTACTGATTTTAGGAACAGCTTGAAAGTGAGCTTTTAATATGTTGCTTTCTCCTCTTTGGTCCAGTGAGAAGGTAAGCAACATCACATTACTTGATGAAGTTAAACACACAACCAAAGGAGTCCAGGCCCCAGGCCCACACCATCTGGAaggttacaaaaaaaaaagcattaaaaaaaataatcccaaaacATTTCCCATATTCCTGTTGTCTTTGCTGGGAAACTGGGCAGAAGTAACACTGATCTGGTCATCTGTGTTCAAGAATATTTCCCTGGCTACCACTTCCCTTTGATTCTTCCATCCAGCTGATAGTACACAGGATGCTTGGGCATCCCAGCATTGATGACTAGTCACTCTGCGTGTATGTCACCATTTTATTGCTTAACAAGTGTCCTGGAGTTTCTGTACCTATAGAAGCATCAGAAAGGCAATGCCAGATTATGTTACTTCAGTGGTGATAGTGGCACTGAGAAGCAGAGGTTAGGAATAAAAAGGCAACAAGTGCCCGTGTAGCAGTGTTAAGCAGAATCTGTGCAACAAATGAACCCAAAGCATTTTCAATCGATCCATGTTCAGCCTGGTTTTGTGTCACAAAAACTATCACACAAAATGTGAAGCACCATGCTTAGCAACTATTACTTTCTGCTGTTCTTTTACTTGTAATGTGAGATGCTATTTCTTGCATCTGTAATTCACTCTTATGCTTATTCCATTTTGCAACCTGCATCATATTTtggaatttttcatttatttataacTCTATGATCCTTGCGGGTcacttccaactcagaatattttgtGAGTGAATCTATACATTAAAAATTTCTAACaggtttctctttttctatGCGCAGCAAATGAAAGCAATTAAGATTAGACCTCACAGTAACAGATTATTTCCATCACAGCCCTGCATCAAGTTCTTTGATGTAACTGAAGCCCAGATTGgcagcattaaaataaaattttttaacCTTAAATTGAAAGtacttttcttctgctttagCAGCCTATTCCTTTCATGCGTTTGAAGTGAGGTGCTAGTGAATGAATCTCTGCTTTGCCTCTCCTGCAGACATTATTAAATCCTTTCTATCATAACAGCTGAcaaaacatttataaaataaCAATTTAAGTACCTCCACATTGCCATATGGAAATATTTCAGCATCTTCATCAACCCAGTTGACAGCCTGGTTTATCTTCTATCTGTACCTTCTGTCACAGTATCATCAGGAAAGCAAGGCAAGCTATGAGAAGAATTGTCCACATTAGATACTTACTCTCACAGCACACCTCCCCATCTCAGCTTGAGCATGCTTTAGGATTTGTCACTGAACAGATTTATTACTGCAGTTTACTGAAACTGGAGAGAATCAGTTCAGTCACCATGTGTGACCCTGGACCTCAACATTGGGGAATAATGGCTATCATAGTTACTGGCTGTCACGGATGGACATCCTGTTATTATTAGTTCTACTGCATGTGTAATAAGTATGTCACTAGGCTGCTTTTGATCCAAGAGCAAAACTAATAGACATATGCAAAACAATGCATTTTTTAGGGCGGCAGtaaaagcaaccaaaaaaataaatttttctgaaGTACCTTCAGGCTTATAACATCATTTCAGTCACCAAATTCTGTTTTGGTTCTTTAATAGACAGACATCAATGCACATTCTTGAATTTTATCGTACAGCTTACTGCATCAATGTTCTCTGAATGTCAGAGAACCTGTCAGACACCTGTGTTGGTCTTGCTGTCTTCCAGGTGTTTTCATGCTCATGGCCAGCTCTACATTTGTGGCTCCTAAAAAGCTAAGCCAGTGTTAATAATACACAATGGAGTAACAGTAGCAGCAATAATCCATAATAAGTAGCAGAACAAATGCAGGCCTACATCAGGAACAGGATTCCCCTTTGAAGTTTGAGAGTAACTCCTTACAAAAACCTTCTGTCCATTCCATGCCAACAATGGCAATCTGTTATGTCTTGTAGCATAGAGAGCAGTTAATTTTAGTATATTAATAGAGCTGAAGAGGACTACTCAATTGCGTTAAACCACTCCTAAACAAGTGCATTTCAGATTCCTAGCTGAATCTTCATGCCCAGCTAACCTCTTCCTGAAAGTTCCAAGAATTTAAGTAAAGTTCTCCTCTTGAAACCATCCATCCTCAGATCCTACAATTTGTTTATTCATTTGGTTGAGGAAGACAGATTCCTTGTGCTCATACATGAAATTTAACTCTGAAAAGTAGAAGTGTAGCCTCTCAAATTTAAATATCATCTGAACCCACTTATGCAAATACACTACAGTGACTCTGAGGATGTAGCCTTCCAACCCCCTATTATGAGGAGGAATTCAGCTGTGACTGGACTGCCATAAAACATACATTTTCTGAAAGTAATAGAATATAATActctaaaataaattctgtatgTTTTTGAGttgtaaaagtaattttattgaAAGGAACCCATTAGAATTAGTCATAGTGTAGAATAAACCCCACAGAAATTTGAATTGGGTTCCCCAGGGAAGAAGGGGTGATGGCACCAAGCTTGTTAAAGTTTAAGGAACATCTGGACAATGCTCTTAATCAGATGGTTTGGTTTTAGGTAGTCCTCTGAGGAAAAGGGAGTTGGACTTGGAAACCCTTATCAGTGCCTTTGAACTTTATTAGGAGATCTTTTGATTACGCTATCCAAGATTTTAATTAGGTTGTATTTCAAATCTCAAATTCAAATTTTATCCATCTAGTACAGTTTCAGAGAGCTTCTGTACAGCTCAGTAAAGCATTTTTGCTCTGTATCTTACCTCGTAATGATCTTGTTCTGCAGTGGAAGAAGGAAATCATATGCTGACAAGTGGTATGATGCACAGCTCTCTGGAGTGACACCATGCAGAGTGATAACTACCATGTAATTAGGAGGAACTTACAGTCTCCATTGATAAAAAGACTTTTTGGGATTCATCAGAGTTGTTACCTGGCTTGGAATACAGATCAAAGGATACTGCTACAAAGTAGAGTGTAGATCAGTATGGAGAAACTGTTAGACTGAAAGATAGGTTCTTGGGTAAGATTTCTgacaaagtagaaaaaaatcacGTACTCATATTTCTTGATTCCTCTATTCCTTTTTTGCCCTTACGTTTACAATTCTGTTGCCCTTTTCCTATCAGACTGCATCACTTTCTCCAGCTCTGGCCAAGGGAGTACAAAGCCTCACCATCATAAGCAGGAACTGATTCAGCTGCAATTGCTACAATATCTGCCTAATTGATCACTAACAATATAAAACCAAAATTGTCTAGTCACAAGCCAAATTATGTACAATTTCTTAGAGGTtttgttgggtgtttttttgtttgcttgtttgttttgtttttggggatttttttagaaATGGCAAAAATCAGAGCCACAGCTCACTGCAATAGAGGGAGCTATTAAATTTCAGCCATTCTAGTCGGAACCTCAGAATAAAAGCTGTAAGGTATTTCCATCCAGCCTTCATTTGAAACACAAGACATGAAGATTCCATAACCTAGTTTAGTTCATAAGCCCTatgaaaaaatgccatttttctaTCACAGGTTTCCACTCCCCCTCAAAGTGGCATCACTTGCGATTGAAGCATAATTTCCTGATCTTATCATCACATCATATTCTGTGGAATTGGAAACTGAAATGTAATAATTATGAGCTACACAAGCCAAAGACACAAAGcggagaaagaaaaatagacaGAATAGGTATTAAATGACAGGTACATTGATACCAAAAAGCTCCATTGTAACAAGACCAAAATCTTCCTCCCCAGAACTGAACAAGGTAACTGTTTGTTTActacagatttctttttgtttcactGGGGTTAATTTTTCAAGAAAAGTAACCATATCTTGTGGTGCCCAGAATGTATTCCAGAAGTGATCTTGAAGCCCAGATTCTCCTTCactgtgaaaggaaaagaaattcacTGTAAATACAGTCTAATTACTATTTTGGACATGGTTTTCACTGGTCTGCATTTTTGACTGGCACAGTTTCATAGTCAGCTGAACTTCTGTGCCCAATAGTTGCTGCTAAACATGGTGACAAAAGGCTCTTTTGCTTAACAATTagttttgttgcatttttatACAGTAGGACTATTTTTGACATATACAGATTAAACAGCTAC from Melospiza georgiana isolate bMelGeo1 chromosome 2, bMelGeo1.pri, whole genome shotgun sequence includes:
- the LOC131080460 gene encoding suppressor of tumorigenicity 14 protein-like → MKMLKYFHMAMWRWCGPGAWTPLVVCLTSSSNVMLLTFSLDQRGESNILKAHFQAVPKIICGGQYISWNGTLTSPYYPSYYPPNIDCTWIIKVPAMGWKYCQLPEV